From Microcystis aeruginosa NIES-2549, a single genomic window includes:
- a CDS encoding ABC transporter ATP-binding protein — translation MKEPLIELRGVSKRFGDNVILDGLDLTIYRGEALVIIGPSGTGKSTVLRLIAGLTGINAGEIRIKGQLRQGLLEDGREAMRTSLVFQQTALFDSLTVGENVGFYLYEQTKLKKARIRELVEKSLEMVGLQGISNLYPSELSGGMRKRVAFARAIITNPDNPADNPELLLYDEPTAGLDPIASTIIEDLVRTLHEKSGSANTYVMVSHQQSTIRRTADRVVFLYQGKVQWQGVVADIDRTDHPMIRQFFSASIEGPIRTIV, via the coding sequence ATGAAAGAACCGTTAATTGAATTGAGAGGAGTATCGAAAAGATTCGGGGATAATGTTATTCTCGACGGATTAGATTTAACCATTTATCGAGGGGAGGCCCTGGTAATTATCGGGCCGTCGGGAACGGGAAAATCGACGGTTTTACGGTTAATTGCGGGATTAACGGGGATAAATGCTGGAGAAATTCGTATTAAAGGTCAATTGCGTCAGGGATTGCTAGAAGATGGTCGGGAAGCGATGCGAACTTCCTTAGTTTTTCAACAAACGGCCCTATTTGATTCTCTCACCGTCGGGGAAAATGTCGGTTTTTATCTCTATGAACAAACTAAGTTAAAAAAAGCCAGAATTAGGGAATTAGTGGAAAAAAGCCTGGAAATGGTCGGGTTACAGGGAATTAGTAACCTTTATCCTTCGGAACTATCGGGGGGAATGCGTAAACGGGTGGCTTTTGCCCGCGCTATTATCACTAATCCCGATAATCCGGCCGATAATCCCGAATTACTGCTGTATGATGAACCTACCGCCGGATTAGACCCGATAGCTTCCACAATCATCGAGGATCTAGTGCGGACTCTCCATGAAAAATCGGGGTCTGCGAACACTTATGTAATGGTTTCTCACCAACAAAGTACCATCCGACGCACCGCCGATCGAGTAGTATTTCTCTATCAGGGAAAAGTGCAATGGCAGGGAGTAGTGGCAGATATCGATCGTACCGATCATCCCATGATCCGGCAATTTTTTAGCGCCAGCATTGAAGGCCCGATTAGGACAATCGTTTAA
- a CDS encoding TIGR03960 family B12-binding radical SAM protein, producing MTIALDQLLTPDIFRPARYLGNELGAKHKEWASAVVRWVLTYPEVYEVGASNLGHIILYNILNAQPRQLCDRTYLPAPDLAQKLKQTKTPLFALESRRYLTDFDILGFSLSYELGATNILEMLDLAAIPLTWRERDAGNYPLIFAGGQTATSNPEPYADFFDFIALGDGEELLPEIGLILEEGKLANLSKEELLLDLAQIPGVYVPRFYDVTPIGAVIPNRDDVPKRILRRVATPIPAYSIGLVPFVETVHDRLVVEIRRGCTRGCRFCQPGMLTRPARDVQPEAVIESIEKGMRATGYNEFSLLSLSCSDYLALPAVGMEIKNRLQNENISLSLPSQRVDRFDENIANIIGGNRQSGLTFAPEAGTQRMRDVINKGLTNEELLRGIKTAVEQGWDKVKLYFMIGLPGETDVDVIGIVETVRWLRRECRLPKRKPLDFTLTISNFTPKPHTPFQWHSVSTAEFIRKQELLRQEFQGMRGVKVNYTDVRISAMEDFIGRGDRSLGKVVLRAWQLGAGMDAWWDNTEKAYQAWSQAIEESGLTWKYRQVEQGEWNIFADADKDILERPLPWDHLDTGIDKKWLEEDLKRALDAATVPDCSFEGCSHCGVCSVDFGHNIVIEAPPIPAFAGHFQPNQERAQRIRVWFGKIGEIALVSHLDLVRLFDRVVRRAAIPISFTGGFHPGPRISIANALSLGATSSGEIVDFELTKVIDLETFKQQLSGQLPADLPVYQVEEIPLNAPAATRLLEKAEYLLTFNSEGIDSQQWQNWLEAIKQATVMEREKTTKSGKKVTINLREQLYELELKTVDKQAVLCYVGSCRNDGTLLQPDHIVEMLERVSGQEISLLNCHRQRLILGT from the coding sequence GTGACTATTGCTTTAGACCAACTGCTCACCCCCGACATTTTTCGACCAGCGCGTTATTTGGGCAACGAGTTAGGCGCTAAACATAAAGAATGGGCAAGTGCTGTGGTTCGTTGGGTGTTAACCTATCCGGAAGTGTACGAAGTGGGGGCATCTAACCTCGGTCATATTATCCTCTACAATATCCTCAATGCTCAACCCCGCCAACTCTGCGATCGCACTTATCTACCCGCACCGGATTTAGCCCAAAAACTCAAACAGACAAAAACCCCCCTATTTGCCCTAGAATCCCGTCGTTACCTCACCGATTTTGATATTCTCGGTTTTAGTCTTAGTTACGAGCTAGGAGCAACCAATATTTTAGAAATGCTCGACCTAGCGGCAATTCCCTTGACTTGGAGAGAAAGAGATGCGGGTAACTATCCGCTAATTTTTGCCGGGGGACAAACTGCCACCTCTAACCCCGAACCCTATGCCGACTTTTTTGATTTTATCGCCCTTGGTGATGGCGAAGAATTATTGCCAGAAATCGGTTTAATTTTAGAAGAAGGTAAACTAGCTAATCTAAGCAAAGAAGAACTATTACTAGATTTAGCCCAAATTCCGGGGGTATATGTCCCCCGTTTCTACGATGTCACCCCAATCGGTGCAGTTATCCCCAATCGTGACGATGTACCGAAAAGAATTTTACGCCGGGTAGCTACTCCTATCCCAGCCTATTCTATCGGTTTAGTTCCCTTCGTGGAAACGGTTCACGATCGCCTGGTGGTGGAAATTCGTCGCGGTTGCACTCGGGGATGTCGTTTTTGTCAACCGGGGATGTTAACCCGTCCCGCGCGGGATGTGCAACCGGAAGCAGTAATCGAATCGATTGAAAAAGGAATGCGAGCGACAGGATATAACGAATTTTCTTTATTATCTCTCAGTTGCTCCGATTATCTAGCTTTACCTGCCGTGGGTATGGAGATTAAAAACCGTCTCCAGAATGAGAATATATCTCTATCCTTACCCAGTCAAAGAGTCGATCGCTTTGACGAAAATATTGCTAACATAATTGGGGGCAATCGTCAATCGGGTTTAACCTTTGCACCGGAAGCGGGAACCCAACGAATGCGCGATGTAATTAACAAAGGGTTAACCAACGAAGAATTACTCAGAGGGATAAAAACTGCTGTCGAACAGGGTTGGGATAAGGTCAAACTCTATTTTATGATCGGTTTGCCGGGGGAAACCGATGTGGATGTGATTGGTATCGTGGAAACGGTGCGCTGGTTGCGTCGGGAATGTCGTTTACCGAAGCGGAAACCCCTCGATTTTACCCTAACTATCTCCAATTTTACCCCTAAACCCCATACCCCCTTCCAGTGGCATTCCGTCTCCACGGCCGAATTTATCCGCAAACAGGAGTTATTAAGACAGGAATTTCAAGGCATGAGAGGGGTAAAAGTCAATTATACCGATGTCCGTATCTCGGCTATGGAAGATTTTATCGGTCGCGGTGACAGAAGTTTAGGGAAAGTGGTGCTGCGCGCTTGGCAATTGGGAGCCGGGATGGATGCTTGGTGGGATAATACAGAAAAAGCCTATCAAGCATGGTCACAGGCGATCGAAGAATCCGGTTTAACTTGGAAATATCGTCAGGTAGAACAGGGAGAATGGAATATTTTTGCCGATGCAGACAAAGATATTTTAGAGCGTCCTTTGCCCTGGGATCATCTGGATACCGGTATCGATAAAAAATGGCTAGAGGAGGACTTAAAACGCGCCCTAGACGCGGCAACGGTCCCCGATTGTTCTTTTGAGGGTTGTTCCCATTGTGGCGTTTGTAGCGTCGATTTTGGTCATAATATCGTCATTGAAGCGCCCCCGATTCCCGCTTTTGCTGGACATTTTCAACCCAATCAAGAACGCGCCCAAAGAATTCGGGTTTGGTTTGGCAAAATTGGCGAAATAGCCCTAGTTAGCCACTTGGATCTGGTGCGTTTATTTGATCGCGTCGTCCGTCGGGCTGCTATTCCTATTTCCTTTACCGGTGGATTTCACCCCGGTCCGCGCATTTCGATCGCTAATGCTTTATCCTTGGGAGCAACCAGTAGCGGTGAGATTGTCGATTTTGAATTGACAAAAGTAATCGATTTAGAGACTTTTAAACAGCAGTTAAGCGGGCAATTACCCGCAGATTTGCCGGTTTATCAGGTGGAAGAAATTCCCTTAAATGCCCCCGCTGCCACCCGTTTGTTGGAAAAAGCCGAGTATTTGCTCACTTTTAATAGTGAGGGAATTGATAGCCAACAGTGGCAAAATTGGCTCGAGGCAATTAAGCAAGCAACGGTGATGGAACGAGAAAAAACCACCAAATCTGGCAAAAAAGTCACGATTAATCTGCGAGAACAATTATATGAATTAGAGTTAAAAACTGTTGACAAACAAGCCGTTTTGTGCTATGTGGGCAGTTGTCGCAATGATGGCACTTTACTACAGCCTGATCATATCGTCGAGATGTTAGAAAGGGTCTCCGGGCAGGAAATTTCGCTGCTTAATTGCCATCGTCAGCGCTTGATTTTAGGGACTTAA
- the wecB gene encoding non-hydrolyzing UDP-N-acetylglucosamine 2-epimerase, with product MSKSICITLGTRPEAIKLAPVIRAFQESEQFQTHVILTGQHKEMVAQVMELFALKADENLDIMQTRQTLTDITCRSLRGLETVFERIKPDLIIVQGDTTTAFAAALAAFYQQIPIAHVEAGLRTNDIYNPYPEEANRRLISQLTTLHFAPTTLAVENLQKSGVTGNIHHTGNTVIDALLTVAKTAPECQIAGLNWSDYRVLLATVHRRENWGEPLQDIIKGFTLLLEKYTDTALLLPLHRNPTVREPIQSALGNHPRVFLTEPLDYAELVGAIQRCYLLLTDSGGIQEEAPSLGKPVLVLRETTERPEAVQAGTAKLIGTNPEQILAAAGELLRDKIAYDRMANAINPFGDGQASQRILEIVQDFLA from the coding sequence ATGTCGAAATCAATTTGTATTACTCTTGGAACCCGTCCCGAAGCGATTAAATTAGCTCCCGTTATTCGTGCTTTTCAAGAATCGGAACAGTTTCAAACCCATGTAATTCTGACGGGACAGCATAAAGAAATGGTAGCGCAGGTGATGGAATTATTTGCTTTAAAAGCAGATGAAAATCTGGATATTATGCAAACCCGTCAAACCTTAACTGATATTACTTGCCGCAGTTTACGCGGTTTAGAAACAGTTTTTGAGCGCATAAAACCAGATTTAATTATTGTGCAAGGTGATACTACTACTGCTTTTGCTGCTGCTTTAGCGGCTTTTTATCAACAAATTCCTATCGCCCATGTAGAGGCAGGATTAAGAACTAATGATATCTATAATCCCTATCCCGAAGAAGCTAATCGTCGCCTAATTTCTCAACTGACGACCCTACATTTTGCTCCCACTACTTTAGCCGTAGAAAATTTACAAAAATCTGGGGTTACGGGCAATATTCACCACACCGGTAATACAGTTATTGATGCTTTATTAACCGTAGCCAAAACCGCGCCAGAATGTCAAATTGCGGGCTTAAATTGGTCAGATTATCGGGTTTTATTAGCCACGGTTCACCGCCGGGAAAATTGGGGCGAACCCTTACAGGATATTATCAAAGGATTCACTTTGTTGTTAGAAAAATATACCGATACAGCCCTATTATTACCCCTCCATCGCAATCCCACCGTCCGAGAACCAATACAGTCCGCTTTGGGCAATCATCCCAGGGTATTTTTAACTGAACCTCTCGATTATGCCGAGTTAGTGGGGGCGATTCAACGCTGTTATTTATTATTAACTGATTCTGGGGGCATTCAAGAAGAAGCCCCCAGTTTAGGAAAACCAGTTTTAGTATTGCGAGAAACCACGGAAAGACCGGAAGCAGTACAAGCGGGAACAGCGAAATTAATTGGTACTAATCCAGAGCAAATTTTAGCCGCAGCGGGAGAATTATTAAGGGATAAAATCGCCTATGATCGTATGGCTAATGCCATTAATCCTTTTGGAGATGGACAAGCATCCCAAAGAATCCTCGAAATCGTCCAAGATTTTTTGGCTTAA
- a CDS encoding MlaD family protein — translation MQSSRALREGRLGLFALGGLLVFGALAIWVRGGGFGQKTYQLIFEFADVEGLQVGAPVRFRGVRVGRITSFIPGSNQVEVIAEISSATLVMPRKVTVATNLSGLIGEAAIDITPLVSLSAEAKNLDPLGPDCDQQLILCNNTRLQGTTGTQLMSSVGRLVDTFTSPEFVGNLNDVTKNTAIAAKKIARLSDDTSQTIRNAQREISRLSLELAATSRSVTNTANNASRFVNTLDNTVQENRSQISRTFQQSSQLVANLNAVLSENRGQIVNTLDNINQASLGIGSLANNLNNTALRLNAGLDEIDTKQVMQNIETILNNAVETSNNLREITKTINDPATIVLLQKTLESARVTFENTQKITSDIDELIGDPQFRENLRRLIDGLSNLLSSGEQLEYNLRIAQTLDTMTQELAKQKVLTISRPPLNPKQMQLYPQFIVQQPPGSEK, via the coding sequence ATGCAGAGTTCGCGAGCTTTACGGGAAGGAAGACTAGGTTTGTTTGCTCTAGGCGGATTATTGGTCTTTGGGGCGCTCGCTATCTGGGTTCGCGGGGGGGGATTTGGTCAGAAAACCTATCAATTAATCTTCGAGTTTGCCGACGTGGAAGGGTTACAAGTCGGGGCGCCGGTACGTTTTCGTGGGGTGAGAGTGGGAAGAATTACGAGTTTTATCCCGGGGAGTAATCAAGTGGAGGTTATTGCCGAGATCTCTTCTGCTACTTTAGTTATGCCTAGGAAGGTAACTGTTGCTACCAATCTTTCCGGATTAATTGGGGAGGCAGCCATCGATATCACTCCCTTAGTTTCTTTAAGTGCTGAGGCCAAAAATCTCGACCCTCTGGGTCCCGACTGTGATCAACAGTTAATTCTCTGTAATAATACTCGTTTACAGGGGACAACAGGAACACAATTAATGTCTAGTGTTGGTCGTTTAGTGGATACTTTTACCAGTCCTGAATTTGTGGGCAATCTCAATGATGTCACCAAAAATACCGCTATAGCGGCCAAAAAAATCGCCCGTTTATCCGATGATACCTCCCAGACTATCCGTAATGCCCAAAGAGAAATCTCTCGTCTATCTTTGGAATTAGCGGCCACCAGTCGCTCGGTCACTAATACGGCTAATAATGCCTCCCGTTTTGTCAATACTTTAGATAATACCGTTCAGGAAAACCGCAGTCAAATCAGCAGAACTTTTCAACAATCCTCCCAATTAGTCGCTAATCTTAATGCTGTTCTCAGCGAAAATCGGGGACAAATTGTTAATACTCTCGATAATATTAATCAAGCTAGTTTAGGTATTGGTAGTCTCGCTAATAATCTCAATAATACCGCCCTGAGGTTGAATGCTGGTTTAGATGAAATTGATACTAAACAAGTCATGCAAAATATCGAGACTATTTTGAATAATGCGGTGGAAACATCAAATAATTTACGAGAAATCACTAAAACTATTAACGATCCTGCTACAATAGTCCTGCTGCAAAAAACTCTCGAATCCGCTAGGGTGACTTTTGAAAATACTCAAAAAATCACCTCGGATATTGATGAGTTAATCGGTGATCCCCAATTTCGCGAGAATTTAAGACGTTTAATTGATGGCTTAAGTAATCTGCTTTCTTCTGGGGAACAATTAGAATATAATTTGCGTATCGCTCAAACTTTAGATACCATGACTCAAGAGTTAGCTAAACAAAAAGTTTTGACCATCTCTCGACCTCCTTTAAATCCCAAGCAAATGCAACTCTATCCCCAATTTATCGTTCAACAACCTCCTGGGAGTGAAAAATGA
- the grpE gene encoding nucleotide exchange factor GrpE, which produces MSAEPNTSAIFDENQESSSNSPESLANESEASVTDEAKTVTDKAASSEEFSLLDGMTIDFLQEEIDTLKQQLEEQTQQVDAYKKRYISLAAEFDNFRKRTAKEKEELETKIKGKTLMEILGVVDNFERARTQIKPANDGEMGIHKSYQGVYKTLVDSLKRLGVSPMRPEGQPFDPSYHEAMMREYTDEHPEGTVVEQLVRGYTLGEQVLRHALVKVAAPKETDPNADQSEATSIPSQESV; this is translated from the coding sequence ATGAGTGCAGAACCAAATACCTCAGCAATTTTCGACGAAAACCAAGAATCCTCTTCTAATTCCCCTGAATCTCTTGCCAACGAATCAGAAGCCAGTGTCACCGATGAAGCCAAAACGGTGACGGACAAGGCCGCCTCTAGCGAGGAATTTTCCCTTCTAGACGGAATGACTATCGATTTTCTACAAGAGGAAATCGACACTCTCAAGCAGCAGTTAGAGGAGCAAACCCAACAGGTTGATGCCTATAAGAAACGCTATATCAGTCTAGCAGCCGAGTTCGACAATTTTCGCAAACGCACAGCCAAGGAAAAAGAGGAACTGGAAACAAAAATCAAGGGCAAAACCCTGATGGAAATTCTTGGTGTGGTGGATAATTTTGAGCGCGCCCGTACTCAAATTAAACCGGCTAATGATGGCGAGATGGGTATTCACAAAAGCTACCAAGGGGTCTATAAAACCTTAGTGGACAGTCTCAAGCGTTTGGGCGTTTCCCCCATGCGTCCGGAAGGTCAACCCTTTGATCCTAGCTACCACGAAGCGATGATGCGGGAGTACACCGATGAACATCCCGAAGGCACAGTGGTGGAGCAGTTAGTACGGGGATACACTCTCGGAGAACAGGTTTTGCGTCATGCTTTGGTAAAAGTGGCCGCCCCCAAAGAGACAGACCCTAATGCTGATCAGTCCGAAGCCACTTCCATTCCATCCCAGGAATCGGTCTAA
- a CDS encoding type II secretion system F family protein, with protein MPNFVAQVKSSSGKVFQEKVEAMSPDHARMMLKAKYAAVGKVKKAGGEIDLSGLELMFAKISIKDKAVFSRQFSVMINAGVPIVRCLGVLGDQCGNPKMRKALQAIGADVQQGSPLSQAMAKHTECFDELYVSMIEAGETGGVLDEVLLRLSKLLEDMARLKNQIKSAMTYPVAVGILAVIVFFGMTIFLIPVFAKIFTDLKVPLPALTQFMLFLSSLMRSWLILIPIVTITATVFLLRRYYKTPIGRLQIDQFFLKMPLFGDLNEKSAVARFCRVFGTLTRSGVPILSSLDIVCNTVGNQVIANAIIGAKEEIQQGGMMSLAIQKANVFPALAIQMISIGEETGELDAMMMKVADFYEDEVEQAVKALTSIIEPLMMVGIAGIVGTILLSMYLPMFKIFEALG; from the coding sequence ATGCCTAATTTTGTCGCACAAGTTAAAAGCAGCTCTGGAAAAGTTTTCCAAGAGAAAGTTGAAGCTATGTCTCCCGATCATGCCCGAATGATGCTGAAGGCGAAATATGCTGCCGTCGGTAAAGTCAAAAAAGCGGGAGGAGAGATCGATCTTTCTGGTTTAGAGTTGATGTTTGCCAAGATTTCCATCAAAGATAAAGCGGTTTTTTCCCGTCAATTTTCGGTAATGATTAATGCTGGGGTGCCGATTGTGAGATGTTTGGGAGTTTTGGGGGATCAATGCGGTAATCCCAAGATGAGAAAAGCACTACAAGCGATTGGTGCCGACGTACAGCAAGGGAGTCCGTTATCGCAAGCGATGGCCAAACATACAGAATGTTTTGATGAACTTTATGTCAGTATGATCGAAGCTGGAGAGACGGGGGGGGTACTCGATGAAGTGCTGCTCCGTCTCTCGAAACTTTTGGAAGATATGGCCCGCTTGAAAAACCAGATTAAATCAGCGATGACCTATCCGGTAGCGGTGGGAATTTTAGCGGTAATTGTGTTTTTCGGGATGACGATCTTTTTAATTCCCGTGTTTGCGAAAATTTTCACCGATTTGAAGGTGCCACTACCAGCTTTAACGCAATTTATGCTCTTTTTAAGTAGTCTGATGCGTAGTTGGTTGATTTTAATTCCGATTGTCACCATTACTGCCACAGTTTTTTTACTGCGTCGCTATTACAAAACCCCGATTGGTCGTCTGCAAATTGACCAGTTTTTCCTTAAAATGCCTCTTTTTGGTGATTTGAATGAAAAATCGGCTGTGGCTAGATTTTGCCGGGTTTTTGGGACTCTGACGCGTTCTGGTGTCCCGATTTTGAGTTCCCTTGATATCGTTTGTAATACGGTGGGTAATCAGGTAATTGCCAATGCGATCATCGGTGCCAAGGAGGAAATTCAGCAGGGGGGAATGATGAGTTTAGCCATACAAAAAGCCAATGTTTTTCCAGCTTTGGCCATTCAAATGATTAGTATTGGTGAGGAAACGGGAGAATTAGATGCCATGATGATGAAAGTGGCCGATTTCTACGAAGATGAGGTAGAACAGGCTGTTAAAGCTTTAACCAGTATCATTGAACCCTTGATGATGGTCGGTATTGCCGGGATAGTGGGAACTATTCTTCTGTCCATGTACTTGCCCATGTTTAAAATCTTCGAGGCGTTAGGATAA
- a CDS encoding crossover junction endodeoxyribonuclease RuvC, with protein sequence MTTWLGIDPGLAIVGWAILRDNSELMPVLVDYGTIETSKNLSTAQRLIEIERDLKELIAEYKPGEIAVEMPFFNRQIKAAGGVLQALGIINLVSCRDGGIEPIFLHQASWKCHLGHGRATKAEVAEQIKYLFGLTKMPINDAVDAIAIAYAAFSGVRNQIS encoded by the coding sequence ATGACTACTTGGTTGGGTATCGACCCCGGATTAGCGATTGTCGGTTGGGCTATTCTCCGGGATAATAGTGAGTTAATGCCGGTTTTAGTCGATTACGGCACGATCGAAACTTCTAAAAATCTTTCTACTGCCCAGCGTTTGATCGAAATTGAACGGGATTTAAAGGAGTTAATCGCAGAATATAAACCGGGGGAAATTGCCGTAGAAATGCCCTTTTTTAACCGGCAAATCAAGGCAGCCGGTGGAGTCCTGCAAGCATTGGGAATTATCAATCTGGTTAGCTGCCGCGATGGGGGAATTGAACCGATTTTCCTCCATCAAGCTAGTTGGAAATGTCATCTGGGCCATGGTAGGGCCACTAAAGCTGAGGTGGCCGAACAAATTAAGTATTTATTCGGATTGACAAAAATGCCTATTAATGATGCTGTAGATGCTATAGCGATCGCATACGCCGCTTTTAGTGGCGTTCGCAATCAAATCTCTTGA
- a CDS encoding type II toxin-antitoxin system RelE/ParE family toxin: MTQAKPSTGIMGLDRWYQLYHHKRMRNTRPISWIKAARKDFQKFPKEAQEIVLDALTIAAEGAKSSLTKPFKGIGSGVFEIALPFKGDAYRTIYAVQLGEAIWVIHAFQKKSPKGIKTPQQEVEVIKARLKRLKEELS; the protein is encoded by the coding sequence TTGACACAAGCAAAACCTTCAACAGGTATAATGGGGCTTGACAGGTGGTATCAGTTATATCACCATAAGCGAATGCGTAATACCCGTCCTATATCTTGGATTAAAGCGGCACGGAAAGATTTTCAAAAGTTTCCCAAGGAAGCCCAAGAAATTGTACTTGACGCTTTAACTATTGCAGCAGAAGGGGCAAAATCATCCCTAACCAAGCCTTTTAAGGGGATAGGTTCTGGTGTGTTCGAGATTGCTCTACCTTTCAAGGGGGATGCCTATCGAACTATTTATGCTGTCCAGTTAGGTGAGGCTATCTGGGTGATTCATGCCTTCCAGAAAAAATCCCCAAAAGGGATCAAAACACCACAGCAAGAAGTCGAAGTTATCAAAGCACGGCTCAAGCGATTGAAGGAGGAACTCTCATGA
- a CDS encoding type IV pilus twitching motility protein PilT, with amino-acid sequence MDLMIEDLMEQLVEMGGSDMHIQSRAPVYFRISGKLTPINEESLTPQDCQKLIFSMLNNSQIKELEQNWELDCSYGVKGLARFRINVYKERGAYAACLRALSSNIPNFEQLNLPEVVRELSERPRGLILVTGPTGSGKTTTLASILDLINRTRSEHILTVEDPIEYVFPNIKSLFHQRQKGEDTKSFANALKAALREDPDIILVGEMRDLETISLAITAAETGHLVFGTLHTSSAAGTVDRIIDVFPPNQQSQIRSMLSNSLLAVFSQTLVKKKNPKPGEFGRAMVQEIMVVTPAIANLIREGKAPQVYSAIQTGMKLGMQTMEQGLANLVFSGVISFEEAISKSGKPDELQRLVAGASANAKTKARI; translated from the coding sequence ATGGACTTAATGATCGAAGATTTAATGGAACAATTGGTCGAGATGGGCGGTTCCGATATGCACATTCAGTCCAGGGCGCCGGTCTATTTCCGCATTAGTGGCAAACTCACCCCGATTAATGAAGAATCTTTAACCCCGCAAGATTGTCAGAAATTGATTTTTAGTATGCTCAATAATAGTCAAATAAAAGAGTTAGAGCAGAATTGGGAATTAGACTGTTCCTACGGGGTGAAAGGATTAGCAAGATTTAGGATCAATGTTTATAAAGAAAGGGGAGCCTATGCAGCTTGTTTACGCGCTTTGTCCTCCAACATTCCTAACTTTGAACAATTAAATTTACCAGAAGTAGTCCGAGAATTATCGGAAAGACCGAGGGGATTAATTCTCGTAACCGGACCAACAGGGTCAGGTAAAACTACCACTTTAGCATCAATTTTGGACTTAATTAATCGGACTAGGTCTGAACACATTTTAACTGTAGAAGACCCAATTGAATATGTTTTTCCTAATATAAAAAGCCTGTTTCACCAACGACAAAAAGGAGAAGATACCAAGAGTTTTGCTAACGCATTAAAAGCAGCTTTACGCGAAGATCCTGATATTATCCTTGTGGGAGAAATGCGGGATTTAGAAACAATTAGTTTGGCAATTACGGCGGCGGAAACCGGTCACTTAGTCTTCGGAACTCTGCACACTAGCTCGGCAGCGGGAACAGTCGATCGGATCATTGACGTTTTCCCCCCTAACCAACAGTCACAAATTCGCTCCATGTTATCCAATTCTTTACTAGCAGTTTTTAGTCAAACCCTAGTCAAGAAAAAAAATCCTAAACCAGGGGAATTTGGCCGGGCAATGGTACAGGAAATCATGGTGGTAACTCCAGCGATCGCTAACCTAATTCGCGAAGGAAAAGCCCCCCAAGTCTACTCAGCAATTCAAACGGGAATGAAGCTAGGAATGCAAACTATGGAACAGGGATTAGCTAATTTAGTTTTTAGCGGTGTTATATCCTTTGAAGAGGCAATTTCTAAAAGTGGTAAACCCGATGAATTACAACGTCTTGTCGCTGGGGCCAGTGCTAACGCCAAAACTAAAGCCCGGATTTAA
- a CDS encoding IS1 family transposase (programmed frameshift), with translation MQCPECKSTHIRKNGINKQGKQNHICVTCGRQFINNYEKQKGYDEKTKRECLTAYVNGMGFRGIERLKGVHHTTVINWVKSVGELLPVAYDPETIPEVGELDELETFVGSKKTKFWVWTAVDHFKKGILGWVIGDHSSETFRPLWELVKSWGCYFYVSDGWSVYPCFIAEGDHIISKTYMTRVEGENTRLRHYLARLHRKTLCYSKSTEMLGYSIRLLIHYLKFQEVPIPY, from the exons ATGCAATGCCCTGAATGTAAATCTACCCATATCCGTAAAAATGGCATCAATAAACAAGGTAAACAAAATCATATTTGTGTAACCTGTGGCCGTCAATTTATTAATAACTATGAAAAACAGAAAGGCTATGACGAAAAAACGAAGCGAGAATGCCTAACTGCCTATGTTAATGGGATGGGATTTAGAGGAATAGAAAGGCTAAAGGGAGTTCATCATACGACCGTAATTAATTGGGTAAAATCTGTGGGAGAATTATTGCCAGTCGCCTATGACCCAGAAACAATTCCTGAAGTAGGGGAACTGGATGAATTGGAAACCTTTGTTGGCTCAAAAAAAACAAAAT TCTGGGTGTGGACAGCCGTTGACCACTTTAAAAAAGGAATTTTAGGTTGGGTAATCGGAGACCATAGTAGCGAAACGTTTCGCCCATTATGGGAATTAGTTAAGTCTTGGGGATGCTATTTTTATGTGAGTGATGGATGGTCAGTTTATCCATGTTTTATAGCAGAGGGCGACCATATAATTAGTAAGACTTATATGACCAGAGTAGAGGGTGAGAACACACGTTTAAGACATTATCTAGCCCGATTGCATCGCAAAACACTCTGCTATTCTAAGTCTACAGAAATGTTAGGATACTCTATTCGTTTATTAATTCATTATCTGAAGTTTCAAGAAGTGCCTATTCCTTACTGA